In Merismopedia glauca CCAP 1448/3, the genomic stretch TCTGAGGTTTTCGTCCAGCTTTGCCCATCGTACCATCCTGATTCTTCATACACGATAGTTTCTTGATAAAGGCGATTTCGCACGTAAAACCAGCCTAAGTATAGTCTCAATAACAGTAAACCTAATAATATCTCTCCCCCTATTACACTAGAGAGCAGAAATTCCCCCCAATACTTGCTGGGAGTAAAGCTAGAAGCTGCAACTGGGCTAACTAATAAACTACCGATCAGCCATACCCACCCTAGATTGCGTAAATATTTAGGCAACTCTAGCTTAGCCCAACCAGAAAAGCAAGAGTTTTGCAGTTCTTCATACTGCTGAATTGGTTGTTGTTCTAATGGGACTGGACAATCT encodes the following:
- a CDS encoding CGLD27 family protein — encoded protein: DCPVPLEQQPIQQYEELQNSCFSGWAKLELPKYLRNLGWVWLIGSLLVSPVAASSFTPSKYWGEFLLSSVIGGEILLGLLLLRLYLGWFYVRNRLYQETIVYEESGWYDGQSWTKTSEILTRDRLIATYEIQPILQRLQQTGLWLAMFLIVGMGILIAI